The Pseudoxanthobacter soli DSM 19599 sequence GCCGCTATCGAACCTCGATGCCGCGCTGCGCGTCGCGACCCGGATCGAGATCGCCAAGCTCAAGCAATCGATGCCGCAGACCACGATGATCTATGTCACCCACGATCAGGTGGAGGCGATGACCCTCGCCGACCGCATCGTGGTGTTGAAGGATGGCCGCATCGAGCAGGTCGGCACGCCGATGGAACTCTACCGGACGCCGGCGAACCTGTTCGTGGCACGCTTCATCGGCTCGCCGGCGATGAACATCCTGCCGGCCACCGTGAAGGCGGCCGGTGCTACGACGACCGTCGCCCACGCCAGCGGCCCGGAGACGGTCGTGCCGATTGCGATGCCATCCGCAACGAAGGGAACGCCGGTCCGCGTCGGCGTTCGGCCCGAGGATCTCTTCCTGAGCGACAGTGGAACACCGCTGTTCGAGGGCCTCGTCGACTTCATCGAGCAACTCGGCGAGGTGCAACTCGTCTATCTCGATATCGGCCGCGAGGGCGAGCCGGTGATCGCCAAGCTGCCCGGCAGCGCCAGGATCGAGCGCGGTCAGTCGCTGAAGCTCTCCGCCCTGCCCGGGAACCTGCATCTGTTCGATGCCGAGGGCCGTTCGCAGCATCCCGCCTTCCACCCGCCCCTCGCGGCCTGAACCGGCGCTCCAGAGTCCCGGGCGACGGGCGCCCGATAGAAGTGCCGCCTCACTCGAGGTCGCCGAGTTCCTCGTGGATGCTGGCGACGATCTCGCTGCGCTGCTCGGCCGATTTTCCGACCTTGGCGGCGAAGGTCAGCGCGAGCAGCCGGATGGCGCTCGATACCGCCGTGTGGGATGGCCCCAGCGCAAAGCTCGAAACATGGCATGGCAGCACCACCTTCGAATGGCGCTGCGCTTCGAGCATCGACGTGCGGTCGGTGATGGTGACCACATTGAGCCGGCTCGTCGCGGCGAAGCTCAGGATCGGCTTCAGCACGCTCTGATGCGGCGGCAGCGTGATCAGGAGCAGCACGTCCTTCGGGCCGGTCATGGCGAGGTCTTCCGCCCACGAGCCCTGGTTGATGCCCAGAATCATCACGCCGTGACGCAGCCGCGCGAACAACAGGCGCGCATAGCGCGCGAAGCCCTCCTCCGGCCCGAGCCCGAGCACCCAGACCCGCGGCGCATCGGCGATCAGTTCGGCGGCCTCGCGCACCTTGTCCGACCGCAATTCCTCGAAGGTCTTGGTGAGATTGCGCAGTTCGAGTTCCAGATGGGCGCCGATGGTGCGCCCCATCGCGACCTGCTCGGACTTCGTCACCGAGAACTCATAGGGCTGGGTGCGGTTGCGCTCCTCGCGCGCCTGCAGCTTCACCTCGTTGAAGTCGGCATAGCCGAGGTGCTGAAAGAACCGCGCCGCCGTCGCCTTGGA is a genomic window containing:
- a CDS encoding ABC transporter ATP-binding protein; the protein is MADLMLRNVRKSYGSLDILHGIDLTITSGELIVFVGPSGCGKSTLLRAIAGLEDITSGEFRIDGALMNDVPPSRRGIAMVFQSYALYPHMTVYENMAFGMKIARESKAEIDRRVRQAAEILQLTPYLDRVPKALSGGQRQRVAIGRAIVRNPKVFLFDEPLSNLDAALRVATRIEIAKLKQSMPQTTMIYVTHDQVEAMTLADRIVVLKDGRIEQVGTPMELYRTPANLFVARFIGSPAMNILPATVKAAGATTTVAHASGPETVVPIAMPSATKGTPVRVGVRPEDLFLSDSGTPLFEGLVDFIEQLGEVQLVYLDIGREGEPVIAKLPGSARIERGQSLKLSALPGNLHLFDAEGRSQHPAFHPPLAA
- a CDS encoding MurR/RpiR family transcriptional regulator; the protein is MASRLVLRIQERYSRLTSGEQKLAQLILDRQDDILTHSATEIAEMAGVSKATAARFFQHLGYADFNEVKLQAREERNRTQPYEFSVTKSEQVAMGRTIGAHLELELRNLTKTFEELRSDKVREAAELIADAPRVWVLGLGPEEGFARYARLLFARLRHGVMILGINQGSWAEDLAMTGPKDVLLLITLPPHQSVLKPILSFAATSRLNVVTITDRTSMLEAQRHSKVVLPCHVSSFALGPSHTAVSSAIRLLALTFAAKVGKSAEQRSEIVASIHEELGDLE